The Desulfuromonas versatilis genome has a segment encoding these proteins:
- a CDS encoding adenylate/guanylate cyclase domain-containing protein encodes MDAAMRVLIAEDDPDSRALLQRILEKERYRVTAADNGRAAWEAFQAAPCPLVITDWLMPQMGGLELCRKIRAAKTSGYVYIILVTAREAKEDLVQAMDAGANDYVTKPYDRGELLARVRSGTRIVELEQQLSEKNRLLSQEQEKSQRLLLSIFPSAVAERLKQDASPIADCVEEATVLFADIHNFAGLAADRSPLQVVGLLKEVFSRFDRLAERFGLEKIKTIGDTYMAASGVPQPRPDHAEAAADLALAMQREMMGFDAGTRVPLRLRIGIDSGPVIAGVIGTARLAYDLWGETVVAAEQVKTYGLPGFIQVTEAAWQRLRDKYILEERGEFFVQGKGAVTTYLLTGRRAAVP; translated from the coding sequence ATGGACGCCGCCATGCGCGTGCTCATCGCCGAAGACGACCCCGATTCCCGGGCCCTGCTGCAGCGCATCCTGGAAAAAGAGCGCTACCGGGTGACCGCCGCCGACAACGGCCGCGCGGCCTGGGAGGCGTTTCAGGCCGCCCCCTGCCCCCTGGTGATCACCGACTGGCTTATGCCGCAGATGGGGGGCCTCGAACTCTGCCGCAAGATCCGCGCGGCTAAGACCTCCGGCTACGTCTACATCATCCTGGTGACCGCCAGGGAGGCCAAGGAGGATTTGGTGCAGGCGATGGACGCCGGGGCCAACGACTACGTCACCAAGCCCTACGACCGGGGCGAACTGCTCGCCCGGGTCCGCTCCGGGACGCGCATCGTCGAGCTCGAGCAGCAGCTCAGCGAAAAGAACCGCCTGCTTTCCCAGGAACAGGAAAAAAGCCAGCGGCTGCTTTTGAGCATCTTTCCCAGCGCCGTCGCCGAGCGGCTCAAACAGGACGCCAGCCCCATCGCCGACTGCGTCGAGGAGGCCACGGTGCTTTTTGCCGACATCCACAACTTCGCCGGGCTGGCCGCCGACCGCAGCCCCCTCCAGGTGGTCGGGCTGCTCAAGGAGGTCTTCTCCCGGTTCGACCGCCTGGCCGAACGCTTCGGCCTGGAGAAGATCAAGACCATCGGCGATACCTACATGGCCGCCAGCGGCGTCCCTCAGCCGCGCCCCGACCACGCCGAGGCCGCGGCCGACCTGGCCCTGGCCATGCAGCGCGAAATGATGGGCTTCGACGCCGGGACCAGGGTGCCGCTGCGGCTGCGCATCGGCATCGACAGCGGACCGGTGATCGCCGGGGTGATCGGCACCGCCCGGCTGGCCTACGACCTGTGGGGGGAAACCGTGGTCGCCGCCGAGCAGGTCAAGACCTACGGCCTGCCCGGCTTCATCCAGGTCACCGAGGCGGCCTGGCAGCGGTTGCGGGATAAGTACATTCTCGAGGAGCGCGGCGAGTTCTTCGTCCAGGGCAAAGGGGCCGTCACCACCTACCTGCTGACCGGGCGCCGGGCCGCCGTCCCATGA
- a CDS encoding Hpt domain-containing protein, translating to MNTEIPERPEKIIVHVHPDLEDLVPGFLAHRREDLGTLRAALERGDYAAIRRLAHTMKGVGGGYGFAPFSSIGLQLQQAAEKRDAAGIERGLAALADYLERVEVVFDPAPQD from the coding sequence ATGAATACCGAGATACCGGAGCGGCCCGAAAAAATCATCGTCCACGTCCACCCCGACCTGGAGGACCTGGTCCCCGGGTTTCTCGCCCATCGCCGCGAGGATCTCGGCACCCTGCGCGCGGCCCTGGAGCGGGGGGACTACGCCGCCATCCGCCGGCTCGCCCACACCATGAAAGGGGTGGGCGGCGGCTACGGTTTCGCCCCATTCAGCAGCATCGGGCTGCAGCTTCAGCAGGCCGCCGAAAAGCGGGACGCCGCGGGGATCGAGCGGGGCCTGGCGGCGCTGGCCGACTACCTGGAGCGGGTCGAGGTGGTGTTCGACCCGGCCCCGCAGGACTGA